The Rhododendron vialii isolate Sample 1 chromosome 6a, ASM3025357v1 genome includes a window with the following:
- the LOC131329671 gene encoding probable LRR receptor-like serine/threonine-protein kinase At1g56140 isoform X4, whose protein sequence is MISDLSNGSTSLEFLKDMTSLSTLILRNNNISGSIPSNIGDYPSLSLLDLSFNNLAGPIPDSLFNLSSLSYLFLGNNKLNGKLPALTSMPLLNIDVSYNELSGSFPSWINGQGLQLNLVANSFTIESENNSVLPLGLSCLQSNFPCYRNSPIYSNFAIKCGGPQITSSNQIIYEWDNETLSPATYYVTSTNRWAVSNVGRFINSNDPQYLSFSSHQFTTTLDSELFQTARNSPGSLRYYGLGLENGNYTVTLQFAEIVIPNPSTWQSLGRRVFNIYIQGNLVFEDFDIKKEAGGVSFQAIQKAFTTQVSENYLEIHLFWAGKGTCCIPAQGTYGPSISAISAVPDFIPTVSNKPPGSPTSKKSETGLIVGIVVPVGIVSFLSVLALCCFAQRRKRPGGDDDEELLGMDARPYTFSYAELKAATEDFNPANKLGEGGFGPVFKGTLNDGRVIAVKQLSVASHQGKSQFIAEIATISAVQQRNLVKLYGCCIEGDKRLLVYEYLENKSLDQALFAGKTSLFLNWPIRFDICLGVAKGLAYLHEESRVRIVHRDVKASNILLNSELNPKISDFGLAKLYDDKKTHISTRVAGTIGYLAPEYAMRGHLTEKADVFGFGVVALEIVSGRPNSDSNLEEEKKYLLEWAWRLHENDREVELVDTTLLEFDEEEVKRVIGVALLCTQTSPQLRPSMSRAMAMLSGDIEVSAVTTRPGYLTDWKFDDTSNFMTIDTPNVENEYNQFSSSSATTAADPGHSPINSVHEVEEVIGEGR, encoded by the exons ATGATAAGTGATTTATCAAATGGAAGCACTTCACTGGAATTTCTGAAAGATATGACGTCTCTGAGTACCCT AATATTGAGGAATAACAATATTTCTGGTTCTATCCCCTCCAATATTGGTGATTATCCGAGTTTGTCTCTGCT GGATTTAAGCTTTAACAATTTAGCTGGACCCATTCCAGATTCTCTCTTCAATTTGAGCTCTCTCTCTTACTT ATTTCTTGGGAATAATAAATTGAACGGAAAGCTTCCCGCGCTAACGAGTATGCCTCTTCTGAATAT AGATGTGTCATACAATGAATTATCTGGGAGCTTTCCTTCTTGGATCAATGGACAAGGCTTGCAACT TAACTTAGTTGCCAATAGCTTCACAATTGAAAGTGAAAACAACAG TGTTCTGCCTTTAGGATTAAGCTGTCTTCAAAGCAACTTTCCCTGCTATCGCAATTCTCCTATTT ATTCCAACTTTGCAATTAAGTGCGGTGGTCCACAGATTACATCTAGTAATCAGATTATATATGAGTGGGATAATGAGACTCTTAGTCCAGCTACTTATTATGTGACTAGTACAAATAGGTGGGCAGTAAGTAATGTTGGACGCTTCATCAATAGCAACGATCCTCAATATTTGAGTTTCTCTTCGCATCAGTTCACAACTACTTTGGACTCAGAGCTGTTCCAGACAGCACGAAACTCACCAGGATCGCTAAGATATTATGGGCTGGGGCTTGAGAATGGTAATTACACCGTGACTCTCCAGTTTGCAGAGATAGTaatcccaaatccctcaacttgGCAAAGTCTTGGAAGGCGTGTTTTTAATATATACATCCAG GGGAACCTGgtttttgaagattttgacataaaaaaagAAGCTGGTGGTGTCTCTTTCCAAGCTATTCAGAAGGCATTTACGACTCAGGTATCAGAAAACTACCTAGAAATCCATCTATTTTGGGCTGGTAAAGGGACTTGCTGTATACCTGCTCAAGGAACATACGGACCTTCTATTTCAGCAATCAGTGCCGTCCCAG ATTTCATCCCCACTGTTAGTAACAAACCTCCAGGTTCTCCAACTAGCAAAAAGAGTGAAACTGGTTTGATTGTGGGGATTGTTGTTCCTGTTGGCATTGTAAGTTTTCTATCAGTACTTGCGCTATGTTGTTTTGCCCAACGCAGAAAAAGGCCGGGAGGGGATGATGATGA AGAGCTCCTAGGGATGGATGCTAGGCCCTACACGTTCAGTTATGCTGAGCTAAAGGCTGCAACAGAAGATTTTAATCCTGCAAACAAACTTGGGGAGGGAGGCTTTGGACCGGTTTTTAAG GGAACACTAAATGATGGGAGGGTTATTGCCGTCAAACAACTGTCTGTGGCGTCCCACCAAGGAAAGAGTCAATTTATTGCAGAGATCGCTACGATATCTGCTGTTCAACAACGGAATCTTGTGAAACTGTATGGATGCTGCATTGAGGGGGATAAACGACTGCTTGTGTATGAGTATCTTGAAAACAAAAGTCTTGATCAGGCATTGTTTG CAGGGAAGACAAGTTTGTTTCTTAACTGGCCCATTCGTTTTGATATATGCTTGGGAGTAGCAAAGGGTCTAGCTTATCTTCATGAGGAATCTCGGGTTCGCATTGTACATagggatgttaaggccagcaaTATTCTTCTCAACTctgaactcaaccccaaaatcTCTGATTTTGGTTTGGCCAAACTTTATGATGACAAAAAGACCCACATCAGTACCCGTGTTGCAGGGACAAT TGGGTATCTGGCGCCTGAGTATGCTATGCGTGGGCACCTTACAGAAAAGGCCGATGTATTTGGCTTTGGTGTTGTAGCTTTAGAGATTGTCAGTGGAAGGCCAAATTCTGACTCAAActtggaagaggaaaagaaaTATCTTCTTGAATGG GCCTGGCGTCTGCATGAAAATGACCGCGAGGTTGAGCTAGTCGACACTACTTTGTTGGAATTTGACGAGGAAGAAGTAAAACGAGTGATAGGAGTAGCTCTTTTGTGCACCCAGACATCCCCACAGCTACGCCCATCCATGTCACGTGCAATGGCAATGCTTTCAGGAGACATTGAAGTTAGTGCTGTCACTACTCGGCCTGGATATTTGACCGATTGGAAATTCGACGATACGAGCAATTTTATGACGATTGATACTCCAAATGTGGAAAACGAATATAACCAATTCAGTTCATCAAGTGCAACCACGGCGGCTGATCCAGGCCATTCACCGATTAATTCAGTTCATGAAGTGGAAGAGGTCATTGGAGAAGGTAGGTGA